Below is a window of Hoplias malabaricus isolate fHopMal1 unplaced genomic scaffold, fHopMal1.hap1 scaffold_428, whole genome shotgun sequence DNA.
GCTCCACATCAATAATACGGTACACAACAATAACACTGATCCAGGCACAGACGTGTAATGACATGACGGACAGTCTCGCAGCCAATGGGAATGCAGAGGAAAACTTTTTTGTGTGGGATTTGACAGGTGAAACGGCAGGAGCACATGAGAGGACCACAAATACGTCTCGAGCTGCGCAGCGAACAAATAAACCACGTCACCCGCTGCCACACAGCACCGGAATTATTGATGCTGAAAGAAATGTGTAATGCAGGACTTTATAGAatgattctgtgtgtgtgtgtgtgtgtgtgtgtgtgtgtgtgtgtgtgtgtgtgagtgtgagagagagagagagagagagagagagagagagagagaggatgaacaCTGACAGAAACACATGGAAACACAGCTCAGTGACTTCTCTGGATGCTTCAAACTGTCCAAAGAACACAGGGGTTTATTTACAATGATCAGAAAAAGTTTCACATGAGCCCCAATCAAAGCGCTCCGTCTCCCAGAACTGATCTAGActttacccagaggagctgtgtgtgtaaacacaaaTGTCTGTAACACTGTCCTGGATGTTCCCCGGACTTTATCCTCTCTCTGGGACACAATCTGTGTAAAATCCCAGTGACCCCTGTGAGAACAGAGCTGGGAATGTTCCGAGAATCACGCTGTACCTCCTGCACATGCACCCTGCCTGAACCACATGCTgcacaggctccgccccctACCTGAACCACATGCTGCACAGGCTCCACTGTGAAAGACGTCTCTGGAAAACTCCGGACCTGATTCCCGATGTTAACCAGAGTTCCTGTGCGTAAACATCTTATGTTACGTGCCTTAAACCCGTTGGAACAATCTTCTGCAAATACAACAACATGTGTCCTCCCAGTGTCCACTAACTAAGCCAATGGTGCTGTGCCCCAGTTGGAGGGCAGTGAGAGGGCTAACTCcaccacactcacactgacCAGAATAAAGGCTGGATTTTCACTGAGGAGGCCATAAAAGACTTTAGACTCTGCAGGTGTACACATTTCTCAGTGCTAAGTTCTGAGGTGATGCATATCTACTCCTTTTTTACTCCTGTGGTATTTGGGAAAGTTAATTTGCCGCTGTGATTATCAGCTCCTCCTGGAGGTAGTTTTCAGAACTGCACTCTCCTCTTGAGGTCAGCGGCAGAAGCGAAGGCCTGGCCCTGTGTTCGTTCAGTAGCGGAGCTCTCGCTGTGTAAACActccccagagatgctgagagtAGCTCATTCATGCAGCAAACACTCACAGAATAAAGGCCAGGTGCCCGCTGACCTCCCTACGCTCAGCTACGTAAATATTTGTCATTTCCACAGCTCAAGAGCAGCACATTCATCCCCTCCCATAAAACACAACTATTATCCTGATTACTCCATTCAGATGAGGGCTTTCTGTGCCTCCGCTGATGGAGAGATTTGAGGAGAGTCTCCTCCAGCGCTGCGCtggtgtttatatataaacaggGGTATAGATACCTGCATTACGATAATCACACTCCATTCACAGCCTGCCGTTTATCTCCATCACAGCCGGCAGGCAATGGAAAAGTTTGtttaagcagagagagagaaccccccccctccccggTTCAGTTTCCCTGAGTTTTATTCTCTGCTTTGTTTGAAAACAGCAGCCGTCCTTCACACAACATAACAATCCTGACCAATGGAAACACAGCAAAATCACTTCATTTACATAATGAAGATTACAGAATAAAATCTCTCTGCTTCAGCATCATTATCAATGAAGAGCATTCTAATCTGAGTGCTGATGAGTCTGAGAGTCTATAAGATTAACATGCTTTCATTCTGGAAAATTTCACTTATTTAAGAATTAACACCTGGTTTCATGATCTATGTGATCTGCTTGAAGTGATCAGTTTGAAGTGACCTGTTTTCTGTGATCAGTTTTCAGTGATCTGTTTGAAGTGATCAGTTTTAAGTGATTGCTTTATGTGATCAGTTTGAAGTGACATGCTTTATGTGATCTGTTTGAAGTGATCTGTTTTCTGTGATCAGTTTTCAGTGATCTGTTTTGTGATCTGTTTGAAGTGATCAGTTTGATGTGATCTGATTTGTGATCAGTTTGAAGTGATCTGTTTTCTGTGATCAGTTTTTTTATGATCAGTTTGAAGTGATCTGTTTTATGTGATCTGTTTTATGTGATCAGTTTCTTGTGATCAGTTTGAAGTGATATGTTTCATGTGATCTGTTTTCTGTGATCAGTTTGAAGTGATCTGTTTGAAATAATCTGGCTGAAGTGATTGTACTTCAGTCACTTATAGTTAGTTGTGTGAATTTTGGTGTGATCTTCGACACCAAGCCTGGGTgtaatggggggggggggtgttggttAAGGATCTGACTATGGTTCGAGTGAGTATTGAGTGGGCGTGGCCTAAAATATTTTCAGTAGCCAGTAATACATCGACAGCTCCTCATTATTcccattattttgtttatttaattgtattttaatcTTAATTCTAAGAGAGATCAGGAACATCAGGAAAAGCATAAACACGCAGCACATACTGAGAGGAAGCAGACAGACAGCAGTGGACGTGTCATCTTTCTGAAGAATGTGAAGGATTTATGCAGACGACTGCACTGATGTTTATCTTCACAGAACTTGTAATCACAGATTTGCAAAGTGAAGACCACGCCTGATGTAAGCAGGGCAAGGAAGGGGAACTCAGAAGGACTTGGGCTGGAGTTCTGTGTGGCTTCTGCTGGTGGAGAGTCCAGCCAGACCCCCCCTTACCTGGGAAATTCACTGGTGAAAGAGGAGGAGtagaggtgggggtggggtgcgAATTTCGTCACGAGAAGGTGAGGAGAGAGGAGTGGGTTTTATAGGATGCAGAGTAATGAAGAGGAGGAGTCTGGGCGTGGTTCTTCTCCCAAACTTATTTCATAACTCCATTTTAAGAGCTGCCATTTCTACATGTTTCAGTAACACCATCACCTCCTTCTAAGCTTCCCCTCCAGACTGATTCTGTGCCTCAGCCATCCTCCCTGCAGTTTTGTCCACTTCCAGAAGGTGGTGTTCTtgtggtgaggtgtgtgtgttttgcagacGACGAAACTGGTCCCAGGTTGAGAGGTTTTAATGGAATCACAGACTGGTTTCCTCTGAGATGGAGGGAGTTTTGTCTTTCTGACTCTGTGGTGGGTGGGGGCCAGCGGGGCCAGGTTGATGACGCTCGTGATCCAAATGATGGGCAATTAAGAGACAGAGAAGTCCCTGCTTTCCTGCTCGCGGGCCCCTGCTACTGATTATCTGCGCTGCCTCTGCGTGGGTGGAAGGCGATGTTATTGCGGGGATTATTTGACCTGGTGCTTTACCCTCCTGTGCTCTCCGCAAGCGTCCCTGACCTCTGTGAATCTGCTGACCCCTCTGGCTATTACTGCCCGGCCAAAGAAGCCATCTCTCCGACACTAATTGGCCCCCACTTGTGCCGGGCATTATCCGCATCTGCGTTTGTGACAGATCCGCAGCGTCACTGTCCACAACACAAAAACAGCCCGGAGGATTCAGAGAGGTAAagctcttctctctctatctcaggGAGAAGGGTTTAAACCGAGCCGGACCTGCTGGGATCCATTTGGCCTCAGACCGCTCTGCTGTGGTCAGAGGAAAAACAGCTGGAGTAGAACAGCTGTAACCGCACAGAGGTGTTGGTCTGTTAAGTTTGAATGATTCTGTTTTCCTTCTTTGTTCCTTTTGATTCACAACAAAGTGTTAAATCACTGGAGTGACTGATCTCCGAGCTAGACTGGTCACTCAGAACCTGAACCACGGTTAGGAGCTGAGGAGGGAGTGGATTCTCTCTCTGGAGGAGAACAGAGGTGTTACGATTTGTTTGGGCTCATGCACCACACCTGGGACTGTGGTGTGGTGTTAGGTGATGGGGTGAGGAGGACGTGGCCTCTGGACATGGCCCTGTGTACACAGGCAGTTAAAGGTATGACCTAACGGTGTGTGTTGTCCCCCCAGGATGCTGTCCATTCAGGTAGACTCTGTGCAGCGCTGGATGGAGGACCTGCGCCACATGACGGAGGTGGAGTGTATGTGTGTCCTGCAGTCGAAGCCCATCGGAGTAGACGAGGACCCTCCGGGTGACCTCATTGTGACAGGTGATCATGTGACTCGGGACAACCTGCAGACCCTCCTGAAGAGAGCGCTAGTGGTCAGCACAGAGCTGGGGAAGATGTTCCAGAGACTGGAGAGGGGACGCTGGCAGAGGGTCCATGGCACGGCGGTCCGAGCAAACTGCCACGTCCGCTCCCTAGTGCACGAGTACAGCGGCGCCCGGACCACCGGCTCCCACCTGCACAAGGTCAGAGCTAACACAcacttcagacacacactccacacccacccctcacacatacacatctcaagcactccacacacacacctcacacatacacacctcacacactccacacacacacctcacacatacacacctcacgcactccacacacacacccctcgtacatacacacctcacactccacacacaccctccacacacacacactcgacaCCCacccctcacacatacacacctcacacactccacacacatcctccatacacacacccctcacacatacacacttcatGCACTCCACGCACACACTCCACACCCacccctcacacatacacaccccatgcactccacacacacacctcacacatacacacctcacacaatccacacacacacccatcgcacatacacacctcacactccacacacacactccacacccacccctcacacatacacaccccacgcactccacacacacccctcacacatacagacaataCACATACATACCTCACGCACTCCACAAACCCACACTTTACATCCacctctcacacatacacacctcacgcactccacacacacccctcacacatacacatctcacacatacacacctaacacactccacacacatccctcacacactccacacacacctcacacaccctccatacacacacccctcacacatacacacttcatGCACTCCACGCACACACTCCACACCCacccctcacacatacacaccccatgcactccacacacacctcacacactccacacacacacccatcgcacatacacacctcacactcccacacaccctccacacacactccacacccacccctcacacatacacaccccacACAATCCACAAccacctctcacacactccaaacacacaccactgccaCGTCCATTCCCTCATGCATGAGTACAGTGGCGCCCAAACCACCAGctcccacacactccacacacacacatacatgcacacaaccTTCACACCTCTCAGACACCCCTgacccacaccacacacactctacacacagccctcacacacacacccttcacagcCCTGTGGTCTGTGCAGATAAAatttgtgtttgagtgagttCATGATGTTGTGTGTAAACAGAAGCtgatgtgctgtgtgtgtggtgtgtgatgtgtgtgtattgttttgtatgtgatgtgtgtgttgcagtatGAAACAGCTCTGCTGGAGAAGTGCATGGAGCTCACTGTCATCACTgagaggtaacacacacacacacacacacacactctctctctctctctctctcatacacacacacacacatattctcactctctctctctctctctctctctctctctcccacacacacacacacacacacacacacacacacacacacacacacacacagtgtatcaAAGAATtacttaaaattaattaaaagtgaAGTACTGGAGAACATTTGGGTTTCATTTGATTGGGcggggttcagtagggtaggggtttgggggtgtggttcagtagggtaggggtttgggggCGGAGTTCAGTATGGTAggggtttggggggtggggttcTGATATTGTAGTTCTTTGTGTTGCTGTTGAGGTTTTTTTTGAAGTTGTTTTGTTGATGATGTGGTAGTTGTCTtttgttgatgatgtttttgtAGTTGTTGTTAATGATGTTTTTGATGTTGATAGTGtagttgttgatgttgtttttgttactgTTGTTATGTTGTATTGTTGCTTTTGTTGATGATGTTGCTGTTAATCTTTTTGTAGTTGTTGATGttaattatgtttttgtttttgttgttgatgttgctgtagtagttgtttttgttgttgatgttgttaattatgtgtttgtttttgttgatcatgttgtagtagttgttgtttttgttgctgttttgtcTCAGTTTCTTGTCGGAATAAACCCAGTAAATAACTGACCCCTGAAGGAAGTGTCTCCCGTCCCCAGGTGTCTTCACACGGAAGACGAGTACTTCCTGAAGTCCATGAAGGAGGCAATTCACGAGATCCTTACCGACGTCAGTGAATCCTTCAGCCATATGATCGACACGGCACTGGCCAATGAAATACAGGTATGGACAGGCACTGACCAAACACTGACCACcatacactgaccacacaaagACCACACACCgatcacacactgaccacacaccaatcacacactgaccacactgaccaccatacactgaccacacacaccaaCCACTTACtgaccacactgaccacacactgtccacactgaccaAATACTGACTACACTGACcaaacactgtccacactgaccaAATACTgactacactgaccacacaccaaCAACccactcatcacacactgactAACCCTAACTCTCTCCATACTGACCACACCCTCACTACACTGATCACAAACTGActacacactcaccacactgaccacacaccaaCAGCACTCACCTCTCTGAGCACATTGTCCAGACATGGACTAAAACGACCACAAATTTACCACATTGAGCACATAGTGACCACATACAGACTACACTGGACACACACTGAGCACACGCTGACTACACTAAGGACACACTGATCACaccaaccacacacaccacactgatcACAAACTGACCACACATGGACTACAATGACCACATACTTACTACAGCAACCACACCGGCCACACACTtgccacactgaccacatactgaccaccaccacacagaccCTTACCAGACTGACCCCTCCTTGACTGACTGACCCCTCACTGACTCACCCTTCACAGACTGACCACTCACAGACTAACTGACCCCTCACAGACTGACCAGTCAGACTGACCACTCAGACTGACTGACTCTTCACAGACTTACCCGTTCTGACCTGTTACCCAAAAACACTGTGAGGAAACTCTCTAATGCTGTGGTTCTGTCCTGGGGGACGTGGTCTCTCTCAGGTCCTGATTAAACAGGTGCAGGACTCTGAGGATATTTTCGTGATGGAGAATGCCATTAGCAACTTATTGTCACTAACACAGGATGGACCCCAGCTCTGCAGCATTATCGCCAAGGTCAGGACCcccttttacacatttacacatacaccgagctacacaactgcacaaccacaacactacacaactgcagaaccacaccaccacaacactacacaactgcacaaccacaccaccgcaacactacacaaccacaacactacacacctacaccaccacaacactacacaactgcactaccacaccaccacaacactacacaactgcacaacgacaccaccacaacactacacaactgcacaaccacaccaccacaacactacacaactgcagaaccacaccaccacaacactacacaactgcacaaccacaccaccgcaacactacacaaccacaacactacacacctacaccaccacaacactacacaactgcactaccacaccaccacaacactacacaactgcacaacgacaccaccacaacaatacacaactgcacaaccacaccaccacaacactatacaactacacaaccacaccaacacaacccTACACAACTGCAAAACCACA
It encodes the following:
- the LOC136682446 gene encoding protein inscuteable homolog codes for the protein LLLLCATWGRMETPQNSRSSSSSLSMAKRMLSIQVDSVQRWMEDLRHMTEVECMCVLQSKPIGVDEDPPGDLIVTGDHVTRDNLQTLLKRALVVSTELGKMFQRLERGRWQRVHGTAVRANCHVRSLVHEYSGARTTGSHLHKYETALLEKCMELTVITERCLHTEDEYFLKSMKEAIHEILTDVSESFSHMIDTALANEIQVLIKQVQDSEDIFVMENAISNLLSLTQDGPQLCSIIAK